One Nitrospina watsonii DNA segment encodes these proteins:
- a CDS encoding AsmA family protein, which yields MKKILLGFAAMVLLGIVVLAGVAYFVDIESLKAPLIQKLSDASGMKVEIDGLAYDFHDGFGLKADGVNIESLDGKEKFVSAKSLFVHVYLMPLLAGKVDVKTIDLIQPVVTVYLDKKTPAEGEVEDKKTDDAESQTVVNTIRDTFFNFELAIRNIGIEQGRVYLIKRRNGKAVDQQMMRVSGVTQISRPNREQLNLTLDDISIRLGKLHLQGDIVVREVLTKTAVLEARLKLGSFSAKDLKNIYFFFPEDPSETFAAYAPQGNIELLQLEFKAPLDSLENGDAFHGQSDIAAHVIGNAISFRAAGRRFPIDHMDSQVAWRKSNLNHNLKLQVGAGSVHQQGDVRFPDNDAPPVLNTTLRLNNLELNRLGFPEVSKWAQGLVSGTLQLTGPASLNAMTANASLSGDELLITPPDMQIPLGRWQADAALKERNLHSTLKVTAFGGEVTQKGDLTFPASDKDAWMLDSTVSLTRVDVTQLPIPKAAGIHQGTLSGTVDATGPADDPDKLTYQASLVGDDFRLTVKDLDNMALPIQRVDANATLKGRTLRSTIKAAVLNGELTQDGDIILPDSSKKNSVTELDSNFKLKSLDLSQVKWPMDWGLIRTVLSGNVKATGPLAINRIKLRGTLQGEKMVLTPKDHHFSIQDAIVKVNSKPPKVPVTLSFKLTKVNAKGYPFNRITGEVALPKDKVVLSRSAFVPPNGTLGIKGVYNTAKQKYDFSFGGKGLSIEDYEKKHLKGIMKFVGTLKGDIPKKGPATQGLNGDLQLLVTEGSLKELGAVKAILTILNPTALQKLSDKGLLFDRMGGTFQIKKGVVTTPQVGLEGKYLKVYLKGTANLNTEKLDMHGKALPMGDLDKILQGVPLLGKLVAGSKTDEGLVETYFALEGSFSDPKVDMETAKSIIAKPKRILETLGDLLTGGAVTGK from the coding sequence GTGAAAAAAATCCTGCTCGGGTTTGCGGCGATGGTCCTGTTGGGCATCGTGGTGTTGGCTGGAGTGGCCTACTTCGTCGATATCGAGTCGTTGAAAGCGCCGCTCATTCAGAAGTTGTCCGACGCCAGCGGCATGAAAGTGGAAATCGATGGACTCGCCTACGATTTTCATGATGGCTTCGGCTTGAAAGCCGACGGTGTCAACATCGAGTCCCTGGACGGCAAGGAAAAATTCGTGTCCGCCAAATCCCTGTTCGTCCACGTGTACCTGATGCCGCTGCTGGCCGGCAAAGTGGACGTGAAAACCATCGATTTGATCCAGCCGGTGGTGACGGTGTACCTGGATAAAAAAACTCCCGCCGAAGGGGAAGTGGAAGATAAAAAAACGGACGATGCGGAATCCCAAACCGTGGTCAATACCATCCGTGACACCTTCTTCAACTTTGAATTGGCCATCCGCAACATCGGCATCGAGCAGGGACGCGTTTACCTGATCAAGCGCCGCAACGGCAAAGCCGTCGATCAGCAGATGATGCGGGTGTCCGGAGTCACCCAAATCTCCCGGCCCAACCGGGAACAACTGAACCTGACGCTGGACGACATCAGCATCCGCCTGGGCAAGCTGCATTTGCAGGGAGACATCGTCGTGCGCGAAGTCCTCACGAAAACGGCGGTCCTGGAAGCCCGGCTGAAACTCGGATCTTTTTCCGCGAAAGATCTCAAAAATATTTATTTTTTCTTTCCGGAAGATCCGTCGGAAACCTTCGCCGCCTACGCGCCGCAGGGGAATATTGAATTGCTGCAATTGGAATTCAAAGCCCCGCTGGATTCTTTGGAAAACGGCGATGCCTTTCACGGCCAGTCCGACATCGCGGCTCATGTGATCGGCAACGCCATCTCGTTCCGGGCCGCCGGGCGCAGGTTCCCCATCGATCACATGGACAGCCAGGTGGCGTGGCGTAAAAGCAACCTGAATCACAACCTCAAGCTGCAAGTGGGGGCAGGGTCCGTGCACCAGCAGGGCGACGTGCGTTTCCCGGATAACGACGCGCCGCCGGTCCTGAACACAACCCTGCGCCTGAACAATCTGGAGTTGAACCGGCTGGGATTCCCGGAAGTTTCCAAGTGGGCACAGGGTCTGGTCTCCGGCACCCTTCAGCTCACCGGACCTGCATCGCTGAACGCGATGACGGCCAACGCCTCCCTTTCCGGAGACGAACTGCTGATCACGCCGCCGGACATGCAGATTCCCCTGGGACGCTGGCAGGCCGACGCCGCACTGAAAGAACGCAACCTTCACAGCACCCTGAAAGTCACCGCGTTCGGCGGTGAAGTGACGCAGAAGGGAGACCTCACCTTCCCTGCGTCCGACAAGGATGCGTGGATGCTCGACTCCACCGTTTCCCTGACCCGTGTCGATGTCACCCAGTTGCCCATCCCGAAAGCCGCAGGCATCCACCAGGGAACGCTTTCCGGAACGGTGGACGCGACCGGGCCGGCCGACGACCCTGACAAATTGACGTACCAGGCCTCGCTGGTGGGGGATGACTTCCGGCTGACGGTGAAAGACCTCGACAACATGGCCCTGCCCATTCAGCGGGTGGATGCCAACGCCACCTTGAAGGGCCGCACCCTGCGCAGCACGATCAAGGCCGCGGTCCTGAATGGGGAACTGACTCAGGACGGCGACATTATCCTGCCGGATTCCAGCAAAAAAAATTCGGTGACGGAACTCGACTCAAATTTCAAACTCAAAAGCCTGGACCTGTCTCAGGTGAAATGGCCCATGGACTGGGGACTCATCCGAACGGTGCTTTCCGGCAACGTGAAGGCAACCGGACCGCTCGCCATCAACCGCATCAAGTTGCGGGGAACCTTGCAGGGCGAGAAGATGGTGCTGACGCCAAAGGACCACCACTTCAGCATTCAGGATGCCATCGTCAAAGTGAATTCCAAACCGCCCAAGGTGCCGGTCACGTTGTCATTCAAATTGACCAAGGTGAATGCCAAGGGGTACCCCTTCAACCGCATCACCGGCGAGGTGGCTTTGCCCAAAGATAAAGTCGTGCTCAGCCGCTCGGCCTTCGTGCCACCCAATGGGACACTGGGCATCAAAGGGGTGTACAACACCGCCAAACAAAAATATGATTTTTCCTTCGGGGGCAAGGGCCTGTCTATTGAGGACTACGAGAAGAAACACCTCAAAGGCATCATGAAATTTGTCGGCACCCTCAAAGGCGATATCCCCAAAAAAGGCCCCGCCACGCAGGGACTCAACGGCGATCTCCAGCTGCTCGTCACCGAGGGCAGCCTCAAGGAACTGGGAGCGGTCAAGGCCATCCTCACCATCCTCAATCCCACCGCCCTGCAGAAATTGAGCGACAAAGGCCTGTTGTTCGACCGCATGGGCGGCACGTTCCAAATCAAAAAAGGCGTCGTCACCACGCCGCAAGTGGGGCTGGAAGGCAAGTATCTGAAGGTGTACCTGAAAGGCACGGCGAACCTCAATACCGAAAAACTCGACATGCACGGCAAGGCCCTGCCCATGGGCGACCTGGATAAAATCCTGCAGGGCGTGCCTCTGCTCGGCAAGCTGGTGGCGGGAAGCAAAACCGATGAAGGGCTGGTGGAAACCTACTTCGCACTGGAGGGATCGTTCTCCGATCCCAAGGTGGACATGGAAACCGCCAAATCGATCATCGCCAAACCCAAGCGCATTCTCGAAACATTGGGCGACTTGCTAACGGGCGGAGCCGTCACAGGGAAATAA
- the sdhB gene encoding succinate dehydrogenase iron-sulfur subunit: MKETKTVRLKIKRQDTPESKPYWQEFDVPDRENANVISCLMDIQKNPVTCKGETVNPVVWDCNCLEEVCGSCTMNINGRVCQSCTALVHQLEQPIVLEPMKKFPVVRDLAVDRTRMFESLKKVHAWITIDGTHDIGEGPLISEKQRNAAYTLSECMTCGCCLEACPQFALDNDFLGASTFSQVHLFNMHPTGAMEKEERLDAVMGKGGIADCGNAQVCVEVCPKHIPLTESIAEIGRQTTFQMIKNLIFK; encoded by the coding sequence ATGAAAGAAACGAAAACGGTTCGACTTAAAATCAAACGCCAGGACACGCCGGAATCAAAACCGTACTGGCAGGAGTTCGACGTGCCCGACCGGGAAAACGCCAACGTCATCTCCTGCCTCATGGATATCCAGAAAAATCCCGTCACCTGCAAGGGCGAAACCGTGAACCCGGTGGTCTGGGACTGCAACTGCCTCGAAGAGGTGTGCGGCTCCTGCACCATGAACATCAACGGGCGCGTGTGTCAATCCTGCACGGCACTGGTGCATCAACTGGAGCAACCCATCGTGCTGGAGCCGATGAAAAAATTCCCGGTGGTGCGGGATCTTGCGGTGGACCGCACCCGCATGTTTGAAAGCCTGAAAAAAGTCCACGCGTGGATCACCATCGACGGCACCCACGACATCGGCGAAGGTCCGTTGATTTCCGAAAAACAACGCAACGCCGCCTACACACTGTCCGAGTGCATGACCTGCGGCTGCTGCCTGGAGGCCTGCCCGCAGTTTGCGTTGGACAACGATTTTCTGGGAGCCTCGACCTTCAGCCAGGTGCACCTGTTCAACATGCACCCCACCGGAGCCATGGAAAAAGAAGAGCGGCTGGACGCGGTGATGGGCAAAGGCGGCATCGCCGACTGCGGCAACGCCCAGGTGTGCGTGGAAGTCTGCCCGAAACACATCCCGCTGACCGAAAGCATCGCTGAAATCGGCCGCCAAACCACGTTTCAGATGATCAAGAACCTCATTTTCAAGTGA
- a CDS encoding Lcl C-terminal domain-containing protein → MTDKPRFLDNGDGTILDTHNDLMWMKDDSWQAMQKWLTWDEALEYCKKMTTHKFAGHKEWRLPEIEECKSLYDPEHTSQDKYEKEIHLNPAFPPGPLPYMWTTEGIGQDGYLVDLRNGETRLLYKSKSGRMAARPVRGKPFSERAKNP, encoded by the coding sequence ATGACCGACAAACCGCGATTCCTCGACAACGGCGACGGCACAATACTCGACACACACAATGATTTGATGTGGATGAAGGACGATTCCTGGCAGGCCATGCAGAAATGGCTGACCTGGGACGAAGCGCTTGAGTACTGCAAAAAAATGACGACCCACAAGTTTGCCGGCCACAAGGAATGGCGGCTTCCTGAAATCGAAGAATGCAAGTCCCTGTACGATCCGGAGCACACCAGCCAGGACAAGTACGAAAAGGAAATCCACCTGAATCCGGCGTTCCCGCCCGGCCCCCTGCCCTATATGTGGACCACTGAAGGCATCGGCCAGGATGGCTACCTGGTGGACCTCCGAAACGGTGAAACCCGGTTGTTGTACAAAAGCAAAAGCGGCCGCATGGCGGCGCGCCCGGTACGGGGCAAACCGTTCAGCGAACGCGCCAAAAATCCCTGA
- a CDS encoding urate hydroxylase PuuD, with protein MPKMTESGAAKPYTQIILPKALWWFRHTAWLTVVTGIIYYVVGRGQVEGIPSMTIHIGMLLGVIMMLNVWVFIWPNQKKIIAGELEGDALAKAKKTALMASRTNAILSIPMLMAMIVANHGSWTF; from the coding sequence ATGCCCAAAATGACGGAATCGGGAGCCGCCAAGCCTTACACCCAGATCATTCTTCCCAAAGCCCTGTGGTGGTTTCGCCACACGGCCTGGTTGACCGTAGTGACCGGAATCATTTATTACGTTGTGGGCCGGGGTCAGGTGGAAGGCATTCCCAGCATGACGATTCATATTGGCATGCTTTTGGGTGTCATCATGATGCTCAACGTATGGGTTTTTATCTGGCCCAATCAGAAAAAGATCATCGCCGGAGAACTGGAAGGCGACGCCCTGGCCAAAGCGAAGAAAACCGCTCTGATGGCCAGCCGCACCAACGCCATCCTGTCCATTCCCATGTTGATGGCCATGATCGTTGCCAACCACGGCAGCTGGACGTTCTAA
- a CDS encoding CopD family protein → MKNFFLTLHMISMCLVVGTLFLQSLTVVFRLRLKTAEERDGLRKTQKRIHKFIYYPILGVTILSGIYLAVKTGVFDESKWIYPKLGLLLVLIGLGFQNGVQINKDTLPKKYAMMVHIAIFLIGGGMIYFATVKPF, encoded by the coding sequence ATGAAAAATTTTTTCCTGACGCTTCATATGATTTCCATGTGCCTCGTGGTGGGGACGTTGTTCCTGCAATCGCTGACGGTGGTGTTCCGGCTTCGCCTGAAAACCGCCGAAGAACGCGACGGCCTGCGCAAAACCCAGAAGCGCATTCACAAATTCATCTACTACCCCATTCTGGGTGTCACCATCCTGTCCGGCATCTACCTCGCCGTCAAAACCGGCGTGTTCGACGAATCCAAATGGATTTACCCCAAGCTGGGGCTGCTGCTGGTCCTGATCGGGCTGGGATTCCAGAACGGCGTGCAGATCAATAAAGACACCCTGCCGAAGAAATACGCTATGATGGTCCATATTGCGATTTTCCTCATTGGCGGCGGCATGATCTATTTCGCCACCGTCAAACCGTTCTGA
- a CDS encoding squalene/phytoene synthase family protein has protein sequence MMQDWEYCKQMLPKVSRTFALNIAVLKGDLHQSILTAYLFCRIVDTVEDAAELDPKIKIRLLQEFSRIIEEPEHRTAHLDRWVADCRAVDGTGNDLDLLLNTPRVFNVFDSLPANHREQIIPSVSRMARGMAYFQQKFSFSAITLLEDEHELEEYCYFVAGLVGEMLCNLFLQEITGLSSSAKETMRRTAVSFGLGLQMTNISKDIIVDRGRGWSYIPRSYILDRGLTVDEFNAGTSLNQNLEVMERLLHKTLGHLEDALRFTLAIPRSETRIRLFCIWPLWMAMETVAVLHNNKALLDSDDPVKISRATVRRIVRRTRWLCYSDLMLKWSFGEIKNRAGLDNPPRFNLDALHERLDNMALDSHDNETALSF, from the coding sequence ATGATGCAGGATTGGGAATATTGCAAACAGATGTTGCCGAAGGTCAGCCGCACCTTCGCCCTCAATATCGCCGTCCTCAAGGGTGACCTCCACCAAAGCATCCTGACCGCCTACCTGTTCTGCCGCATCGTCGATACCGTCGAAGATGCCGCCGAGCTCGACCCTAAAATCAAAATCCGGCTGCTGCAGGAATTCTCCCGCATCATCGAGGAGCCGGAGCACCGCACCGCCCACCTCGACCGCTGGGTGGCGGACTGCCGCGCCGTGGACGGCACCGGCAACGACCTCGACCTGCTGCTCAACACGCCGCGCGTCTTCAACGTGTTCGATTCGCTACCCGCCAACCACCGGGAACAGATCATCCCCTCGGTCTCGCGCATGGCGCGGGGTATGGCCTATTTCCAGCAGAAATTCTCGTTCAGCGCAATCACCCTGCTCGAAGACGAACACGAACTGGAGGAATACTGCTACTTCGTCGCCGGACTGGTGGGCGAAATGCTGTGCAACCTGTTTTTGCAGGAAATCACCGGGTTGTCGTCCAGCGCCAAAGAAACCATGCGGCGCACCGCCGTCTCCTTCGGCCTTGGTTTGCAGATGACGAACATTTCCAAGGATATCATCGTCGATCGCGGACGCGGCTGGTCTTACATCCCGCGCTCGTACATCCTCGACCGCGGCCTGACGGTGGACGAGTTCAATGCCGGCACCTCACTCAACCAAAACCTCGAGGTCATGGAACGGTTGCTGCACAAGACACTGGGGCACCTGGAAGACGCGCTGCGCTTCACTCTCGCCATCCCGCGCAGCGAGACGCGCATCCGCCTGTTCTGCATCTGGCCGCTGTGGATGGCCATGGAAACCGTTGCCGTGCTGCACAACAACAAAGCCTTGCTCGACTCGGACGACCCGGTCAAAATTTCGCGCGCCACCGTACGCCGCATTGTGCGCCGTACGCGCTGGCTGTGCTATTCGGACCTCATGCTGAAATGGTCCTTTGGTGAGATCAAGAACCGGGCCGGACTGGACAACCCGCCCCGCTTCAACCTCGATGCGCTACACGAACGGCTGGACAACATGGCCCTCGATTCGCACGACAACGAAACCGCACTTTCTTTCTAA
- the ispH gene encoding 4-hydroxy-3-methylbut-2-enyl diphosphate reductase, with protein MKVSLASALGTCFGVKDAINLAMEPQFKSDLTIVGQLVHNRQVNESLKRNGVDLVNGIDDLSKIKSKKVMITAHGAAEKMKEALVDAGFIVYDASCPLVMRVHKTIKSMVEQDYFPVVIGQEEHVEVKGIVGDLDDYIVINNEEDLEKLRSAPTKRFGIVSQTTQQMEKVENLVRKIREMDCVEDVAFVNTICQPTRDRQIAVRDLADQVDLMIVIGGYNSSNTKKLVQVCDERNVEAHHIEAATQLDRSWFNNKSHVGITAGTSTPEYVINEVHTAILKIAQEVKELKQASHPAN; from the coding sequence ATGAAAGTATCCCTCGCGAGCGCGCTCGGTACCTGTTTCGGTGTCAAAGACGCCATCAATCTGGCGATGGAACCCCAGTTCAAATCCGACCTCACCATCGTGGGCCAGCTGGTTCACAACCGTCAGGTGAATGAATCGTTGAAGCGCAACGGGGTGGATCTGGTCAACGGCATCGATGATTTGAGCAAAATCAAAAGCAAGAAAGTCATGATCACCGCCCACGGCGCCGCCGAGAAAATGAAAGAGGCGCTGGTGGATGCCGGATTCATCGTTTACGATGCCAGTTGCCCGCTGGTCATGCGCGTGCACAAAACCATCAAGAGCATGGTCGAGCAGGATTACTTTCCCGTCGTCATCGGCCAGGAAGAGCATGTCGAAGTGAAGGGCATCGTCGGCGACCTGGACGACTACATCGTCATCAACAACGAAGAAGATCTCGAAAAACTGCGCTCCGCCCCCACCAAGCGGTTCGGCATTGTCAGCCAGACCACGCAACAGATGGAAAAGGTGGAAAATCTCGTGCGCAAAATCCGCGAGATGGACTGCGTGGAGGATGTCGCCTTCGTCAATACCATCTGCCAGCCCACGCGGGACCGGCAGATTGCGGTGCGCGACCTGGCCGACCAGGTGGACCTGATGATCGTCATCGGCGGTTACAATTCCTCGAACACCAAAAAGCTGGTGCAGGTGTGCGACGAGAGAAACGTCGAAGCACACCACATTGAAGCCGCCACTCAATTGGATCGCAGTTGGTTCAACAACAAGAGCCACGTGGGCATCACCGCCGGCACCAGCACTCCGGAATACGTGATCAACGAAGTCCATACCGCCATCTTGAAAATCGCGCAGGAAGTGAAAGAGTTGAAGCAGGCCTCACACCCGGCCAACTGA
- a CDS encoding uracil-DNA glycosylase: MGTPDKRRRFLQLADRAATCMECPRLASEQAILSLKNGNLDAHIVFVAEAPGRFGAARTGIPFSGDQSGRNFETLLAHIGLTRDDVFITNAVLCNPLENGNNRRPSTQEIDTCASYLKATLDLIQPEIVVTLGSVGLEAINRLTGNRFKLGNILAKPQELDAFTLLALYHPSPRVVNTRRPLAQQKRDFNKILRLLADSA; the protein is encoded by the coding sequence ATGGGCACCCCGGACAAACGCCGCCGCTTCCTTCAACTCGCCGACCGCGCCGCCACGTGTATGGAATGCCCGCGGCTGGCTTCCGAGCAAGCCATTCTCAGCCTGAAAAACGGCAACCTCGATGCCCACATCGTGTTCGTCGCGGAAGCCCCCGGACGCTTCGGCGCCGCCCGCACAGGCATCCCTTTTTCCGGAGACCAGTCGGGCCGCAACTTTGAAACCCTGCTGGCGCACATCGGCCTCACCCGCGACGACGTGTTCATCACCAACGCCGTGCTGTGCAATCCCCTCGAAAACGGCAACAACCGCCGCCCCTCGACGCAGGAGATCGACACCTGCGCCTCGTATCTGAAAGCGACCCTGGACCTCATCCAGCCAGAAATCGTGGTCACCTTGGGAAGCGTGGGGCTGGAAGCGATCAACCGGCTGACCGGCAATCGCTTCAAGCTGGGCAACATCCTCGCCAAACCGCAGGAGTTGGATGCCTTCACCCTGCTGGCGCTGTACCACCCCAGCCCGCGCGTCGTCAACACGCGGCGCCCCCTCGCACAACAAAAACGGGACTTCAACAAAATCCTCCGGCTGCTGGCAGACAGCGCCTGA
- a CDS encoding aldo/keto reductase: MRTITRPGLDKPWSVITFGCWQIAPSGGWGDYATPQDADASVKAALDSGITAFDTAEGYGDGESERRLGKALGGKKNDVIIVSKIWPDAELTRSAYEERLDGTLRALDRDHVDVYLVHWPGTFFNSPEKSRKLCEIMHAFKQSGKARIVGLSNFDATDLQLLGDRASTFEINQIPYNLLQREYEGRPLDLCKQHKIGYMVYSPTARGLLAGRTDDAARKAPTRQEYYLYQEPLLSNSKPVRDEVNAIADELNVPPVTVGLAWVLAQDNVMTAVVGSKKPEQIRECAEAGNLRLSVDHLTRLTHVSDRFHTDNQLA; encoded by the coding sequence ATGCGCACCATCACCCGCCCCGGACTGGACAAGCCGTGGAGCGTCATCACCTTCGGCTGCTGGCAGATCGCGCCCAGCGGCGGGTGGGGCGATTACGCCACGCCGCAAGATGCCGACGCGTCCGTCAAGGCTGCGCTGGACAGTGGTATCACCGCCTTTGACACCGCCGAAGGGTACGGCGACGGCGAATCCGAACGGCGCCTCGGCAAGGCCCTGGGCGGCAAAAAGAACGATGTCATCATCGTTTCCAAAATCTGGCCCGACGCGGAGTTGACCCGCTCCGCTTACGAAGAGCGACTCGACGGCACTCTGCGTGCCCTCGACCGCGATCACGTCGATGTGTACCTCGTCCATTGGCCGGGAACCTTTTTCAATTCGCCGGAAAAGTCACGCAAACTGTGCGAGATCATGCACGCGTTCAAACAAAGCGGCAAGGCCCGCATCGTGGGTCTGTCTAATTTTGACGCCACCGACCTGCAACTGCTGGGCGACCGCGCTTCCACGTTTGAGATCAACCAGATTCCCTACAACCTGCTGCAACGCGAGTACGAAGGCCGTCCCCTGGATCTCTGTAAGCAGCACAAGATCGGTTACATGGTGTATTCACCGACGGCGCGCGGCCTGCTTGCCGGACGCACCGACGACGCCGCCCGCAAAGCGCCGACCCGGCAGGAATATTATCTCTACCAGGAACCGTTGCTGTCGAATTCCAAACCGGTTCGCGACGAGGTGAACGCCATCGCCGATGAACTCAATGTACCGCCGGTCACAGTGGGGCTGGCCTGGGTGCTGGCGCAGGACAATGTGATGACCGCCGTGGTCGGTTCCAAAAAACCCGAACAGATCCGGGAATGTGCCGAGGCGGGGAACCTGCGGCTGTCGGTCGATCACCTCACGCGGCTGACTCATGTCAGCGACCGCTTCCACACGGACAACCAACTGGCCTGA